From the genome of Campylobacter sp. MIT 99-7217, one region includes:
- a CDS encoding citrate synthase yields the protein MSNSVTLTDNTNGKSYEFPVLDSSVGPNVVDMSSFYKQTGMFSYDEGLTSTASCKSEITYIDGEKGILMHRGYPIEWLAENKLFLDVIHLLLYKELPNPQRFESFRYELKKRSFIHEGMHKLFDAFPDNAHPMAVLQAAVASLSAFYPDHLNMDVKEEYMEMAARIVAKIPTLVATAYRYKNGFPMAYPNLDRGFTENFLYMLRTYPYDHVELRPIEIKALDTVFMLHADHEQNASTSVVRGVGSTHAHPYACISAGIGALWGHAHGGANEGVIRMLERIGTVDRVDEFIKKAKDKNDPFRLMGFGHRVYKSFDPRAKVLKKLRDQLIDEIGIDTNLIKVASRIEEIALSDDYFVQRNLYPNVDFHSGLILKALGIPNEMFATLFVIGRTPGWIAQWIEQKEQEVLKIVRPRQLYLGKTQMI from the coding sequence ATGTCAAATTCTGTAACACTCACAGACAATACTAACGGCAAAAGCTACGAATTTCCCGTTCTTGATTCAAGTGTAGGACCAAATGTTGTTGATATGTCAAGTTTTTATAAACAAACCGGTATGTTTTCATATGATGAGGGTTTGACTTCTACGGCATCTTGTAAGTCAGAGATAACCTATATCGATGGAGAAAAAGGTATTTTGATGCACAGGGGTTATCCTATCGAATGGCTTGCTGAAAATAAACTTTTTTTAGATGTGATTCATCTTTTGCTTTATAAAGAGCTTCCAAATCCACAGAGGTTTGAGTCTTTTAGATATGAGCTTAAGAAGCGTTCTTTTATCCATGAGGGCATGCATAAGCTTTTCGATGCTTTTCCTGATAATGCTCACCCAATGGCTGTTTTGCAAGCAGCTGTAGCTTCTTTAAGTGCTTTTTATCCTGATCATTTAAATATGGATGTTAAAGAAGAATACATGGAAATGGCAGCAAGGATAGTGGCTAAAATTCCTACCTTAGTCGCTACTGCTTATCGTTACAAAAACGGCTTTCCTATGGCTTATCCAAATTTAGATCGTGGATTTACAGAAAATTTCCTTTATATGCTAAGAACTTATCCTTATGATCATGTGGAGCTTCGTCCTATCGAAATAAAGGCTTTAGATACTGTTTTTATGCTTCATGCTGATCATGAACAAAACGCTTCAACTTCTGTTGTACGCGGAGTTGGTTCAACTCATGCTCACCCTTATGCATGTATTAGTGCAGGTATTGGTGCTCTTTGGGGTCATGCTCATGGGGGAGCAAATGAGGGCGTGATCCGTATGCTTGAAAGAATAGGCACTGTGGACAGGGTCGATGAATTTATTAAAAAGGCAAAAGATAAAAATGATCCTTTCCGTTTAATGGGTTTTGGACATAGAGTATATAAGAGCTTTGATCCAAGAGCAAAGGTGCTTAAGAAGCTAAGAGATCAGCTTATTGATGAAATTGGTATTGATACGAATTTGATCAAAGTTGCTTCTAGGATAGAAGAAATAGCTTTGAGTGATGATTATTTCGTCCAAAGAAATCTTTATCCAAATGTGGATTTTCATAGTGGTCTTATACTTAAAGCCTTAGGTATTCCAAATGAAATGTTTGCGACTTTGTTTGTTATCGGTAGAACGCCGGGCTGGATTGCACAGTGGATCGAACAAAAAGAACAAGAAGTTCTTAAAATTGTTCGTCCAAGACAGCTTTATCTAGGAAAAACACAGATGATATAA
- the rpsT gene encoding 30S ribosomal protein S20 → MANHKSSEKRARQTIKKTERNRFYRTRLKNITRAVREAAQSNDKEKANEALKIANKSIHAMVSRGFLKKQTASRRVSRLALLVNKIS, encoded by the coding sequence ATGGCAAACCACAAATCCTCTGAAAAAAGAGCAAGACAGACCATCAAAAAAACTGAAAGAAATAGATTTTACAGAACAAGACTTAAAAATATCACAAGAGCCGTTCGCGAGGCTGCTCAGTCAAATGATAAAGAAAAAGCTAACGAAGCTCTTAAAATAGCAAACAAAAGCATTCACGCAATGGTAAGCCGTGGCTTTTTGAAAAAACAAACCGCATCGCGTCGTGTTAGTCGCTTGGCTCTTTTAGTCAATAAAATTTCTTAG
- a CDS encoding DNA adenine methylase gives MKENPAFLKEQIITYLGNKRALLDFLAKGFLYAKKELKKDRLIFGDLFSGSGIVSRFAKAHSSFILANDLEAYSRLINLCYLENKNENLDQELDFYHQKLNENLVLEKGFISRLYAPKDDEAIRANERVFYTSKNAMFLDSMRQNIDKIVPLNLAHFFIAPLIYEASVHANTGGVFKGFYKDKRGLGKFGGEAQNALKRIKGQMSLKKPIFSNFNCEFRVEQKEVLALAKELQKFDLIYLDPPYNQHPYSSNYFMLNLIANYKEPKELSRVSGIPKNWNRSAFNKAKFAEDVLFELILSLKAKIILLSYNCEGFVKKESFEKRLNKLGKCFVLEQDYPTFRASRNLRQRNISTKEQLFVLKKA, from the coding sequence ATGAAAGAAAATCCAGCCTTTTTAAAAGAACAAATCATCACTTATTTGGGCAATAAAAGAGCCTTGCTTGATTTTTTAGCTAAGGGCTTTTTGTATGCTAAAAAAGAGCTTAAAAAAGATAGGCTCATTTTTGGCGATCTTTTCAGTGGCTCAGGCATAGTAAGCCGCTTTGCAAAGGCACATTCTAGCTTTATTTTGGCTAATGATTTGGAGGCTTATTCAAGGCTTATTAATCTTTGTTATTTGGAAAATAAAAACGAAAATTTAGACCAAGAGCTTGATTTTTATCATCAAAAATTAAATGAAAATTTAGTGCTTGAAAAGGGCTTTATCTCAAGGCTTTATGCTCCAAAAGATGATGAGGCTATAAGGGCGAATGAAAGGGTTTTTTACACCAGCAAAAATGCTATGTTTTTAGATAGTATGAGGCAAAATATAGATAAAATTGTGCCCTTAAATTTAGCTCATTTTTTCATCGCCCCTTTGATTTATGAAGCAAGCGTTCATGCAAACACAGGCGGGGTTTTCAAAGGCTTTTACAAGGATAAAAGAGGTCTTGGTAAATTTGGAGGCGAGGCTCAAAATGCCTTAAAGCGTATAAAGGGGCAAATGAGCCTTAAAAAGCCCATTTTTTCAAATTTTAATTGTGAGTTTAGGGTGGAGCAAAAAGAGGTCTTAGCCCTTGCAAAAGAACTTCAAAAATTTGATCTTATCTATCTTGATCCTCCTTATAATCAGCATCCTTACAGCTCAAATTATTTTATGCTCAATCTAATCGCTAATTATAAAGAACCAAAGGAGCTTTCAAGGGTATCTGGCATACCAAAAAACTGGAATAGAAGCGCCTTTAATAAGGCTAAATTTGCTGAAGATGTGCTTTTTGAGCTTATTTTAAGCTTAAAGGCAAAGATTATTTTGCTAAGTTATAATTGCGAGGGCTTTGTAAAAAAAGAAAGCTTTGAAAAAAGGCTTAACAAGCTTGGAAAATGCTTTGTTTTAGAACAAGACTATCCAACCTTTAGAGCAAGTAGAAATTTAAGGCAGAGAAATATCAGCACAAAGGAGCAACTTTTCGTGCTGAAAAAAGCTTAG
- a CDS encoding sulfate adenylyltransferase, which produces MDSQRKNKNIILQKSEYELLCLIKEQMLGTCTRLINEKEKDEFIKYGKIDGKKAPYALTFAPKFDDRVVLHARKGDILNLVCEGRVVGELKLESKFKNNKQVTNIFEPHICSLDNVGKICISGEFEIFDSHIKKIKEEFNEVKQRLNAQRITALVTSLDPLHRGHERIFSWTIDKADLVVIFLIESYEENGFDFELKKAYLDQVIQNYFPHEHIFVFPLRHIDIFHAHLNPALEGVIAKSLGCSKMIVGQNHTGLGMHYDQNQAKTILDEFARDYGIEVVILPEFVFCEKCKILVSTKSCPHGAHHHAKFNARSLKELLRHGIIPPAIFMREEVSSIILSQIFPNRFKNMQRIYNDLFPTGAILEHKKDEEFYGQLLRLHQAHFVV; this is translated from the coding sequence ATGGACTCACAAAGAAAAAATAAAAATATCATCTTGCAAAAAAGCGAATATGAGCTTTTATGCCTCATAAAAGAGCAAATGCTTGGAACTTGCACGCGTTTGATCAATGAAAAAGAAAAAGATGAATTTATAAAATATGGAAAAATAGACGGCAAAAAAGCTCCTTATGCACTAACCTTTGCTCCTAAATTTGATGATAGGGTTGTTTTGCATGCAAGAAAGGGCGATATTTTAAACCTTGTCTGTGAGGGAAGAGTCGTTGGAGAGCTAAAACTTGAAAGCAAATTTAAAAACAATAAACAAGTTACTAATATCTTTGAACCTCATATTTGCTCCCTTGATAATGTCGGTAAAATTTGTATCAGTGGAGAATTTGAAATTTTTGATTCTCATATCAAAAAAATTAAAGAGGAATTTAACGAGGTCAAACAAAGGCTTAATGCCCAAAGAATCACTGCTTTAGTAACAAGCTTAGATCCTTTACACAGGGGTCATGAGCGTATTTTTAGTTGGACCATTGATAAGGCTGATTTGGTTGTTATTTTTTTAATAGAATCTTATGAAGAAAATGGCTTTGATTTTGAGCTTAAAAAAGCGTATCTTGATCAAGTTATACAAAATTATTTTCCTCATGAACATATTTTTGTTTTTCCTTTAAGACATATTGATATCTTTCACGCCCATCTAAATCCAGCACTTGAGGGTGTTATTGCTAAAAGTTTGGGCTGTTCTAAGATGATAGTTGGACAAAATCACACGGGACTTGGCATGCACTATGATCAAAATCAAGCCAAAACTATACTTGATGAATTTGCTAGGGATTATGGGATAGAGGTTGTCATTTTGCCTGAGTTTGTTTTTTGTGAAAAATGTAAAATTTTAGTCAGTACCAAATCCTGCCCACACGGAGCGCATCATCATGCTAAATTTAATGCAAGGTCTTTAAAAGAGCTTCTAAGGCATGGGATCATTCCCCCAGCAATTTTTATGAGAGAAGAGGTCTCATCAATCATTTTGAGTCAAATTTTTCCAAATCGCTTTAAAAATATGCAAAGAATTTATAATGACTTGTTTCCAACAGGAGCTATCTTGGAACACAAGAAAGATGAAGAATTTTATGGTCAGCTTTTAAGGCTTCATCAAGCTCATTTTGTGGTATAA
- a CDS encoding cation:proton antiporter translates to MHSVIDAQALIDLKILIIIAVILLTSPYIANFLRLPISATEIILGAIFGFLGFVGDSQNFKLLANVGFYYLMFIAGMEVNLKLFFGMKKSLFRRSLIYIALLYLISVGLVSFYGTTYVFVVILPVMSVGLLSILFKEFGKDCEWLNISMIVATLAEVVSIILLTIMGAFLQENTTLWQITQNLLYLVLFLAFCLLSFKLLKIILWWYPQLKIVLMPWQDNSEKDIRFCMAIFILVIVMMIAAKLEIALGAFVAGSFIATFFDHKHDLERKLSSFGYGFLIPVFFIYIGSTFELEMLFNVEILENSFILLVAMIGLRVISSGVFLKKLGGRNTLLFALSHSMPLTLLIATATLALSAKLISDVLYSTLILTAVLQAIVVMCFIKIVANVEKSK, encoded by the coding sequence TTGCATAGTGTTATCGATGCTCAAGCTTTGATTGATTTAAAAATTCTTATTATTATTGCTGTGATTTTACTCACTTCGCCTTATATTGCAAATTTTTTGCGTTTGCCTATTTCAGCCACAGAGATTATTTTGGGGGCTATTTTTGGCTTTTTAGGTTTTGTTGGAGATAGCCAAAATTTTAAGCTTTTAGCCAATGTTGGTTTTTATTATCTTATGTTTATTGCTGGAATGGAGGTTAATTTAAAGCTTTTTTTTGGTATGAAAAAGAGTCTTTTTAGGCGTTCTTTGATTTATATTGCTTTGCTTTATCTTATTTCTGTTGGCTTGGTTAGCTTTTATGGAACGACTTATGTGTTCGTTGTTATTTTACCTGTGATGAGTGTGGGTTTGCTTTCGATTTTGTTTAAGGAATTTGGCAAGGATTGCGAGTGGCTTAATATCTCTATGATCGTAGCCACCTTGGCTGAAGTAGTAAGCATTATACTGCTTACCATTATGGGTGCTTTTTTGCAAGAAAATACTACTTTATGGCAAATCACACAAAATTTGCTTTACTTGGTTTTATTTTTAGCTTTTTGTTTATTGAGTTTCAAGCTTCTAAAAATCATACTTTGGTGGTATCCTCAGCTTAAAATCGTCTTAATGCCTTGGCAGGATAATAGTGAGAAGGATATAAGATTTTGTATGGCAATTTTTATTTTAGTGATTGTGATGATGATCGCAGCAAAACTTGAAATCGCACTTGGAGCTTTTGTTGCCGGATCTTTTATTGCTACTTTTTTTGATCACAAACACGATTTAGAACGCAAGCTTTCAAGTTTTGGATATGGCTTTTTAATTCCTGTATTTTTTATTTATATAGGTTCAACCTTTGAACTTGAGATGTTGTTTAATGTGGAGATTCTTGAAAACTCCTTCATTTTGCTTGTGGCTATGATAGGGTTAAGGGTTATTAGCTCTGGTGTTTTTCTCAAAAAATTAGGCGGTAGAAATACTCTTTTATTTGCTCTTAGTCATTCTATGCCACTTACCTTACTTATCGCTACAGCTACGCTAGCTTTAAGTGCAAAGCTTATCAGTGATGTATTGTATTCAACTCTTATTTTAACGGCTGTTCTTCAGGCTATAGTGGTAATGTGTTTCATCAAAATCGTAGCTAATGTTGAAAAAAGTAAGTAG
- a CDS encoding phosphatidylglycerophosphatase A: MQKLFLTFFYSGCVSKAPGTFGTLVALIPAFFIIKYLGIQTLFLLSFLIFIASISVINEYEKASGIHDDKHIVIDEVAGVFLALAIFGESVFAFVLSFVLFRFFDITKPSIIGKVDKKVKGGLGVMLDDMLAGLFAGLLSAVICGILLKFDLLFWDIKIQDLF; the protein is encoded by the coding sequence ATGCAAAAATTATTTTTAACTTTTTTTTATTCAGGTTGCGTAAGTAAGGCTCCTGGCACTTTTGGAACGCTAGTAGCTTTGATCCCTGCTTTTTTTATCATCAAATACTTAGGCATTCAAACCTTATTTTTGCTTTCGTTTTTGATCTTTATAGCTTCTATTAGCGTGATTAATGAGTATGAAAAGGCAAGTGGGATACACGATGATAAACATATCGTCATTGATGAGGTGGCTGGAGTGTTTCTTGCTTTGGCTATTTTTGGAGAAAGTGTTTTTGCCTTTGTGCTTTCCTTTGTTTTATTTCGATTTTTTGATATCACAAAACCTTCTATCATCGGCAAGGTGGATAAAAAAGTCAAAGGTGGGCTTGGAGTAATGCTTGATGATATGCTTGCAGGACTTTTTGCAGGACTTTTGTCCGCTGTTATTTGCGGAATTTTACTTAAATTTGATCTTTTATTTTGGGATATAAAAATTCAAGATTTGTTTTAA
- a CDS encoding GIY-YIG nuclease family protein — translation MAKAKNKNIVPIKNLDQLEKEINFDSFELKNEFIHICNLRPNKDQERLDIEILDEQKCKEKGFVYIFVIKNKIFKIGQSITNIKGRIQSYNCGKVEYRINGTNSTTNYFVLQSLLSINELVEVYAFFPPKPTYIIFGQSFTDSYPPSKKAENIIIKKFKEEHKKLPIGCTQT, via the coding sequence GTGGCAAAAGCAAAAAATAAAAACATAGTTCCCATTAAAAATTTAGACCAGCTTGAAAAAGAGATAAATTTCGATAGTTTTGAACTTAAAAACGAGTTTATACATATTTGCAATCTAAGGCCTAATAAAGACCAAGAAAGACTTGATATAGAGATTTTAGATGAGCAAAAATGTAAAGAAAAGGGCTTTGTTTATATCTTTGTTATTAAAAATAAGATTTTTAAAATAGGGCAATCAATTACAAATATCAAGGGTAGAATCCAAAGTTATAATTGTGGTAAGGTAGAATATAGGATAAATGGCACCAACTCCACTACAAATTATTTTGTCTTACAAAGTTTATTGAGTATAAATGAACTTGTTGAAGTTTATGCCTTTTTTCCTCCAAAGCCTACTTATATTATCTTTGGACAAAGCTTTACTGATTCTTATCCTCCAAGCAAAAAGGCTGAAAATATTATTATTAAAAAATTTAAAGAAGAGCATAAAAAATTACCCATTGGTTGTACTCAAACCTAA
- a CDS encoding Eco57I restriction-modification methylase domain-containing protein, protein MLNNFNEIKNYFDALNLDTNHFENSNDICTPMDCVKEMFDSLPEAFWDKKDLKILDSCCGNGNFHAYAVLKTELKNLYFNEINQKRIQNLKAYFGNDINLSVKDFLEFNEAPSYDLVVSNPPYAKFNQGKRVSKNHNLSRDFIKKALSLTKDGGYILFIVPNNWMSFADRNTLPQELCKYQFIVLDINGAKKYFPKVGSSFTWFLLQKIPNQKSFKVRNHYVFKDEQVVFLDKNINFIPLYYSNLVRSIINKTLNDKTLPKYKIQTSSNLHKYTQKAFLSPIKDEKFKYKIIHTPSQTVYSKKEHKYQNGYKVFISLTNQYESFIDECGMTQSIAFIRCKDLPEAKRIKEELDEPVYRFLNNITRYGNFNNVRILQNFPLRSSFSLSKEELSFIDKFNEVYYSGKSKK, encoded by the coding sequence ATGCTTAATAATTTTAATGAAATTAAAAATTATTTTGACGCCTTAAATTTAGATACAAATCATTTTGAAAATTCCAATGATATTTGCACCCCTATGGACTGCGTGAAAGAAATGTTTGATTCTTTGCCTGAAGCTTTTTGGGATAAAAAGGATTTAAAAATTTTAGATTCTTGTTGTGGGAATGGAAATTTTCACGCTTATGCAGTTTTAAAAACCGAATTAAAAAATTTATATTTTAATGAAATTAATCAAAAAAGAATTCAAAATTTAAAGGCTTATTTTGGAAATGATATTAATCTTAGCGTGAAGGATTTTTTAGAATTTAACGAGGCTCCAAGCTATGATTTAGTTGTTTCAAATCCTCCTTATGCTAAATTTAATCAGGGCAAAAGGGTTTCTAAAAATCATAATTTAAGCAGGGATTTTATAAAAAAGGCTTTAAGTTTAACTAAAGATGGAGGCTATATACTTTTTATAGTGCCAAATAATTGGATGAGCTTTGCTGATAGAAACACCTTGCCGCAAGAACTTTGCAAGTATCAATTTATAGTATTAGATATTAATGGTGCTAAAAAATATTTCCCAAAAGTTGGCTCGTCTTTTACATGGTTTTTGCTTCAAAAAATACCAAATCAAAAATCTTTCAAGGTAAGAAATCATTATGTTTTTAAAGATGAACAGGTTGTATTTTTGGATAAAAATATCAATTTTATACCCTTATATTATTCGAATTTAGTAAGAAGCATTATCAATAAAACCCTAAATGATAAAACTCTTCCAAAATATAAAATCCAAACAAGTAGCAATTTACATAAATATACTCAAAAAGCTTTTTTAAGCCCTATTAAAGATGAAAAATTTAAATATAAGATCATACACACTCCCTCTCAAACGGTTTATTCAAAAAAAGAACATAAATATCAAAATGGATATAAGGTTTTTATCTCTTTAACCAATCAATATGAAAGTTTTATAGATGAATGTGGAATGACTCAATCCATAGCCTTTATAAGATGTAAAGATTTGCCTGAGGCTAAAAGGATTAAAGAAGAGCTTGATGAGCCTGTATATAGGTTTTTAAATAATATTACAAGATATGGAAATTTTAATAATGTTAGAATCTTGCAAAATTTTCCTCTACGAAGTAGTTTTAGCTTAAGCAAGGAAGAATTAAGCTTTATTGACAAATTTAACGAGGTGTATTACAGTGGCAAAAGCAAAAAATAA
- a CDS encoding RsiV family protein has translation MRVFLIFITMFFLACSSQNKDWQALENLQPNEGVSYVFEGKVGSKEYDLYVEILKIKENVYSVGAKFSQFEGFFEGFMDENKSFTLENLYLPQSFQGNFYFDDDILGLKAKLDTQGLIFDMDLKLSDKKLNQLHFIKQDFEQETFINGEKLSFHRQDNFIFIPYSTKLEKEAVSKLNTNLSFNVSNLQELRQLAQKEQEDFFKEQGFSNESNVEFINDHKLYFSDDKIALFLVNQYEYLGGNHGLSFIGSRIFSLESGEELSNSTKDLFKDTQDEIFLEFILRSLDEKYGYDLNYDNFELTPTFFVDEEGLELVWQPYELASYAMGHINLRLGFKELKPFINEKSPLAYLFE, from the coding sequence ATGAGAGTATTTTTGATCTTTATTACTATGTTTTTTCTTGCTTGTAGCTCGCAAAATAAAGACTGGCAAGCTTTGGAAAATTTACAGCCTAATGAGGGCGTGTCTTATGTTTTTGAGGGTAAGGTTGGTTCTAAAGAGTATGATTTGTATGTTGAAATTCTAAAAATTAAGGAAAATGTTTATTCTGTTGGAGCTAAATTTTCACAATTTGAAGGCTTTTTTGAAGGCTTTATGGACGAAAATAAAAGCTTTACTCTTGAAAATTTGTATTTACCTCAAAGTTTTCAAGGAAATTTTTATTTTGATGATGATATTTTAGGGTTAAAGGCAAAGCTTGATACTCAAGGTTTGATCTTTGATATGGATTTAAAATTAAGTGATAAAAAGCTTAATCAGCTTCATTTTATTAAACAAGATTTTGAGCAAGAAACCTTTATAAATGGGGAAAAATTATCTTTTCATAGGCAGGATAATTTTATATTTATACCATATAGTACAAAACTTGAAAAAGAAGCTGTTTCAAAGCTTAATACAAATTTATCCTTTAATGTTTCAAATTTGCAAGAGCTAAGACAACTTGCCCAAAAAGAGCAGGAGGATTTTTTTAAAGAGCAAGGTTTTTCAAATGAAAGTAATGTAGAATTTATCAATGATCATAAACTTTATTTTAGTGATGACAAGATTGCTTTATTTTTAGTTAATCAATACGAATATCTTGGCGGTAATCACGGCTTAAGCTTTATAGGTTCTAGGATATTTTCTTTGGAAAGTGGCGAGGAGCTTTCAAACTCAACAAAAGATCTATTTAAAGATACTCAAGATGAAATTTTTTTAGAATTTATTTTAAGATCCTTAGATGAAAAATATGGCTATGATTTAAATTATGATAATTTTGAGCTAACTCCTACTTTCTTTGTCGATGAGGAAGGGCTTGAGCTTGTGTGGCAACCTTACGAACTAGCTTCTTATGCTATGGGTCATATTAATCTTAGGCTTGGATTTAAGGAGCTTAAACCTTTTATTAATGAAAAAAGTCCTTTGGCTTATTTGTTTGAGTAA
- the prfA gene encoding peptide chain release factor 1 — translation MLASKLDPFFKRYEELNALLSDSTLVADIAKMTALSKEQKKIEPIVLKAKEYLSILNQIEENKSLLSDAEFSDLAKEELKNLEEQKPKIEEELKILLLPKDENDERNIFLEIRAGTGGDEAALFVGDLLKAYTRYAELRGYKMEIVSSSEGSAGGFKEIIILIKGEGAYSRLKFEGGTHRVQRVPATESQGRVHTSAITVAIMPEVDDIEIQINPNELKIDVMRSSGHGGQSVNTTDSAVRITHLPTGLVVVNQDGKDQHKNKEAAMKVLKARLYDMKMQEQQAKESLTRKSQVGSGDRSERIRTYNYPQNRISDHRINLTLYRLDAIMENGLFDELIEPLIAHYQALALENENE, via the coding sequence ATGCTAGCTTCTAAGCTTGATCCTTTTTTTAAGCGTTATGAGGAGCTAAATGCTCTTCTTAGCGATTCTACTCTCGTCGCAGACATTGCGAAAATGACTGCACTTTCTAAAGAGCAAAAAAAAATAGAACCCATAGTTTTAAAAGCCAAAGAATATCTTTCTATCTTAAATCAAATCGAAGAAAATAAATCCTTACTCAGCGATGCTGAATTTAGCGATTTAGCCAAAGAAGAGCTTAAAAATTTAGAAGAGCAAAAACCCAAAATCGAAGAAGAGCTTAAAATCTTACTTTTGCCTAAAGATGAAAACGATGAAAGAAATATCTTTCTTGAAATTCGTGCAGGCACAGGAGGAGATGAGGCGGCTTTATTTGTTGGGGACTTACTTAAGGCATATACAAGATATGCTGAACTTCGTGGCTATAAAATGGAGATTGTAAGTTCAAGCGAGGGAAGTGCTGGAGGCTTTAAGGAGATTATCATTTTGATAAAAGGCGAGGGAGCTTACTCAAGGCTTAAATTTGAGGGCGGAACTCACCGCGTTCAAAGAGTGCCAGCAACTGAGTCTCAAGGTAGGGTGCATACCTCAGCTATAACAGTTGCTATCATGCCTGAGGTTGATGATATAGAAATTCAAATCAATCCAAATGAACTTAAAATCGATGTGATGAGAAGTAGCGGACATGGAGGACAAAGCGTAAATACCACTGATTCTGCCGTTCGTATCACGCATTTACCAACGGGACTTGTTGTTGTAAATCAAGACGGAAAAGATCAGCACAAAAACAAAGAAGCGGCGATGAAGGTGTTAAAAGCTAGGCTTTATGATATGAAAATGCAAGAGCAACAAGCCAAAGAAAGTCTAACAAGGAAGTCTCAGGTAGGAAGTGGGGATAGAAGTGAGCGTATTAGAACTTATAATTATCCACAAAATAGAATCAGTGATCATCGTATCAACCTAACGCTTTACCGCCTTGATGCGATAATGGAAAATGGCTTATTTGATGAGCTGATCGAGCCTTTGATCGCTCATTATCAAGCTTTGGCTTTGGAAAATGAAAATGAATAA